A single genomic interval of Malania oleifera isolate guangnan ecotype guangnan chromosome 13, ASM2987363v1, whole genome shotgun sequence harbors:
- the LOC131146926 gene encoding small ribosomal subunit protein uS15-like, translated as MGRMHSRGKGISASALPYKRSPPTWLKISAQDVEDNICKFAKKGLAPSQIGVILRDSHGIAQVKSVTGSKILRILKAHGLAPEIPEDLYHLIKKAVAIRKHLERNRKDKDSKFRLILVESRIHRLARYYKRTKKLPAVWKYESTTASTLVA; from the exons ATGGGTCGCATGCACAGTCGCGG TAAGGGTATCTCAGCTTCGGCTCTTCCTTACAAGAGAAGTCCGCCAACTTGGCTGAAGATCTCTGCTCAAGAC GTTGAGGATAACATCTGCAAATTCGCGAAGAAGGGTCTTGCGCCGTCTCAGATCGGCGTCATTCTTCGTGATTCCCACGGTATTGCGCAGGTCAAGAGCGTCACAGGAAGCAAGATCTTGCGCATTCTCAAGGCTCATG GGCTTGCTCCTGAAATACCTGAGGATCTGTATCACCTTATCAAGAAGGCTGTTGCCATTCGGAAGCATCTGGAGAGGAACAGGAAGGACAAAGATTCCAAGTTTCGGTTAATTCTGGTTGAGAGTAGGATCCACCGACTTGCTCGCTACTACAAGAGAACAAAGAAGCTGCCTGCTGTCTGGAAATA TGAGTCAACTACTGCCAGTACCCTTGTGGCTTAA